Proteins encoded together in one Acipenser ruthenus chromosome 40, fAciRut3.2 maternal haplotype, whole genome shotgun sequence window:
- the LOC117415955 gene encoding serine protease 1-like, translating into MKPIIILFLLGAAAAAPVEDERIIGGYECHPHSQPWQVSINIGYHYCGASLISDQWVLSAAHCWQNPYSQFAVLGDHHIWKHEGTEQFVTVDEIYWHPRYDYQTLDHDIMLMKLSHPVTVNEYVRPVPLPKGCPAAGDMCIVSGWGNIITDGVFNPFNLQCVDVPILSDADCENSYPGQISSTMVCAGYLEGGKDACQGDSGGPLVCNGAIQGIVSWGYGCAEVNHPGVYTKVCALVPWIQAIMYAH; encoded by the exons ATGAAGCCGATTATCATTCTCTTCCTTCTTGGAGctgcag CTGCAGCCCCAGTGGAGGACGAGCGGATTATCGGGGGGTACGAGTGTCACCCCCACTCCCAGCCCTGGCAGGTCTCTATCAACATCGGGTACCACTACTGCGGGGCCTCCCTCATCAGCGACCAGTGGGTGCTCTCTGCTGCCCACTGCTGGCAGAA CCCCTACTCTCAGTTCGCTGTTCTGGGTGACCATCACATCTGGAAGCACGAGGGCACGGAGCAGTTTGTGACGGTGGACGAGATCTACTGGCATCCTCGGTATGACTACCAGACCCTGGACCACGACATCATGCTGATGAAACTGTCCCACCCCGTGACTGTCAATGAATATGTGCGTCCCGTCCCCCTGCCCAAGGGCTGCCCTGCTGCAGGGGACATGTGCATCGTCTCGGGCTGGGGCAACATTATCACTGACGGGG TGTTTAACCCGTTTAACCTGCAGTGTGTGGATGTCCCAATCCTGAGCGATGCAGACTGTGAGAACTCGTACCCAGGGCAGATCTCCAGCACCATGGTGTGTGCGGGGTACCTGGAGGGGGGCAAGGACGCCTGTCAG GGTGACTCTGGGGGTCCGCTGGTATGTAATGGGGCGATCCAGGGCATCGTGTCCTGGGGGTACGGCTGTGCGGAGGTCAATCACCCCGGGGTCTACACCAAGGTCTGCGCCCTGGTGCCCTGGATCCAAGCCATCATGTATGCACAttag